A genomic window from Elaeis guineensis isolate ETL-2024a chromosome 3, EG11, whole genome shotgun sequence includes:
- the LOC105040581 gene encoding LOW QUALITY PROTEIN: uncharacterized protein (The sequence of the model RefSeq protein was modified relative to this genomic sequence to represent the inferred CDS: inserted 1 base in 1 codon) produces MKRSLLLLLLLFLSLSTTLLPFTAQASPTVGAIVRHLSSVLRWTRASPKTPQSADGDFLAFESGYFVETVADGDKLGVVPHTIRVSPEGELFAVDSINNNIVRITPPLSQYSRARLVAGSFQGYAGHVDGKPSDARFNHPKGVAMDGKGNVYVADSSNLAIRKIGEGGVTTIAGGKSNVAGYRDGPSEDAKFSTDFDVVYVGKTCSLLVVDRGNAALRQISLQQEDCDYQYSSISPSDIAMVIGAVLAGYVSCLLQHGFGVIFQKKQASNQIEQQDSTIVEKPALIVESLKEEQIAGWPSFGRLISDLFKFGIEAIGTLLLNLIPLSVRRGRAKAGRTPLKDSLVMPEDKPEPPLVQKQKGPSPMLETLHAPNVIGDSPPKPQKSSKPPKFKDPSSKHRSSKRQDXAEFYGSGESPQLSSKSQKDRVRHRHRDKTGEVFGAVGPEPKSVEMKSADYGEPKFDHYNIRSKYASDNAYRY; encoded by the exons ATGAAAagatccctcctcctcctcctcctcctcttcctctctctctccaccaCCCTTCTCCCATTCACAGCTCAAGCTTCTCCCACAG TGGGAGCTATTGTCAGACACTTGTCTTCCGTTCTTAGATGGACGAGGGCTTCTCCCAAAACCCCCCAAAGCG CTGATGGAGATTTTCTGGCCTTTGAGAGCGGGTACTTCGTGGAGACCGTCGCGGACGGGGACAAACTTGGGGTGGTGCCGCACACCATTCGGGTCTCTCCGGAAGGGGAGCTCTTCGCTGTGGACTCCATCAATAATAACATCGTCCGGATCACCCCGCCGCTGTCCCAAT ACAGCAGGGCAAGACTAGTTGCTGGGTCATTTCAGGGATACGCAGGGCATGTAGATGGGAAACCGAGCGATGCTCGTTTTAATCATCCAAAAGGTGTCGCTATGGATGGCAAGGGAAATGTGTATGTTGCCGATTCCTCTAATTTGGCTATTCGGAAGATAGGGGAAGGAG GAGTGACAACTATTGCTGGAGGGAAATCAAATGTGGCTGGATATAGAGATGGACCTAGCGAGGATGCTAAGTTCTCTACTGATTTTGATGTGGTTTATGTTGGAAAGACCTGTTCTCTATTGGTTGTCGACAGAGGCAATGCTGCTCTTCGTCAAATTTCTCTTCAGCAGGAAGACTGTGATTACCAGTATAGCTCCATTTCACCTTCAG ATATTGCTATGGTCATTGGTGCAGTATTGGCAGGATATGTTTCATGCTTGCTGCAGCATGGATTTGGTGTTATCTTCCAGAAG AAGCAAGCATCAAATCAGATTGAACAGCAAGATAGCACCATTGTGGAGAAACCTGCTTTGATTGTAGAAAGCTTGAAAGAGGAACAGATTGCTGGATGGCCATCCTTTGGAAGACTTATTTCTGACCTATTTAAATTTGGTATTGAAGCAATTGGTACTTTGCTTCTCAACCTCATTCCACTCAGTGTCAGACGTGGCAGAGCCAAGGCAGGCCGTACTCCCCTTAAAGATAGTCTTGTAATGCCTGAGGACAAACCAGAGCCACCCCTGGTGCAGAAGCAAAAGGGCCCTTCACCTATGTTAGAGACTCTGCATGCCCCGAATGTCATTGGTGATTCACCACCTAAGCCCCAGAAGAGCAGCAAACCACCAAAATTCAAGGATCCCTCTAGCAAGCATAGGTCCTCAAAGAGGCAAG TTGCAGAATTCTATGGTTCAGGAGAGTCTCCTCAGCTTAGCTCAAAGAGCCAAAAAGATCGGGTCCGGCACCGTCACCGTGACAAGACTGGAGAGGTTTTTGGAGCTGTGGGTCCAGAGCCAAAATCAGTTGAGATGAAGTCAGCGGACTACGGTGAACCAAAGTTTGATCATTACAACATCAGGAGCAAGTATGCTTCGGACAATGCCTACCGCTACTGA